Within the Platichthys flesus chromosome 16, fPlaFle2.1, whole genome shotgun sequence genome, the region GAGGTAACTTTAATGAAAATTATACAGTTAATCGCTTTAGACATGGTTGAGGATTCTTATTCCATACAGCCCTGTTGACCTGCATTGTTTGCCAAAATAAGAGCCACAAAGAGAGGAAATTAAATCCCATATTTTGATTTGAAACTGCTGTATTGTGTGACACTCCTTAACAATCGATTTccccccagccacagactgtttgctcGCCTCCTGACTCACGATCACGTGGAATTCATATGAATTGTAGTGCATTACTTCTAGTAGCATTTCCTACTAAATTTGGATGAGACCAGCCTGATTGTGCAGCACAGTCAGGGTGACCATTATGGTGATTATTTGTCCATGGAAAGTTTCACTCTGGGCGTGATCTTTCTTTAAAGGAAGCCAGCTAGTGGGTGTACTTGTTTAACCTGTAATGCCTTGCATACAGCCAGATGCAAACAAGAGAAATCACTCATTTGGGACTTGATCTGGGGGAGAAGAAACATGTGTTTGAACACTGGCCATCCCTGCGACTGCTTGACTGATGGCAATCCCTGTGAACCATGCAGGATGACGGCCAAAGACCGGGAGACGGAGGAGGCCCACCTGTCCAACAACATCAACGTAGAGAGTCAAGCGGGGAGCACATGCGAACCCGAACTGAACATCCCTTCCAGTGTTGTCGCGAGGGAGAAGGACCATAACTGGGGATGGATGTTGTCTGGGATCATCTGCCTCAATGTCTTGATCCTGGGTTGCGCCTTGGCCAGTGGCAGTGCTCACAACGATGTGAACATCAAAATGACCGACCTGCAGATTTACCTGATCGTCCTtcttctcctcacctctcttTGGATGGTTTATTACATCATCTTCACGTCCAGGAAAGAAAACGCTGTTTTTTACCAGGATGCCCATGCTGGACCGGTGTGGCTCAGGGGTAAATAATGTTTCACTTGCGCTGGAATTACGAGTTGTTGCTATTAACAAAGCTATGTTGAAAGTTTAAAAATGTCCCCTGTTCTTCTTTCCTGCAGGAGGACTTGTGCTGTTTGGTCTGCTCAGTATCATCATGGATATTTTTAAGATAGCCAGCTATGTGGGCTACCTCCACTGTGACTCGGCTGTTAAGGTTGCATTCCCTGTGGTGCAACTGGTTTTCATACTTGTGCAGGTAAAATTGTACATGGCTCACTTTGTAGCTGCACAAATTTAATGTTGAAAAATATGAAGCTAATTGTAAAATCAATTTGCAGACGTACTTCTTGTGGATCCACACAAAGGACTGTGTGCAGCTACAGAGGAATATAACACGGTATGTGACAAATTCCTTGCTCTTTGTCTTGGTAAACATGCAGGCCTTTTTAAGGGGCTGATATTGATCAATTCGGTGCCTTAAATTTGGATctagtgaatgtaaatgtgattCATGAGGAGACTCTTTGGCCTCGGTGGAAATATGTGCCCTACTGAGTTCCATTCcggttttattcatttctttaaacaATGAACATTCAGAAAGCCTGAAGGTATCCATTTGCTGAAGCTgaaaaacttaaaacaaatCATTCATCAACTATCAGGATTTCTGgtaattattttagttttggcTCAAAAATGCTGTACACCAGCTTTGGTTCCAACTATCATGTTTTTAGCTGCTGTTAATTAAAGTTGTTTTCCTCTGGTGTGTCTCCTCTGTTATTTCTAGTTGTGGTCTGATGCTCACCCTCTCCACTAATCTGGTCGTGTGGATGACAGCGGTCACCGAGGAGTCCCTTCACCAAACAAAGGTTCCTGATTATCCAGAGAACATCACAAAGCACTCCAAGCGAAGCGAGTACATTGTTAAAGGTAATCGATTTAAgtgactaaaaataaatatatcagtaatgaaaaacacaacaatataatCTTCCCCTCTCCCTGTGCTCCGTTTTGTCTTACAGCAAGCTATGGGGACAGTGAGTGCAAATGCAGCCACACGTCATGTAGCATCTTCAATGAGGCCTATTACTACCTGTACCCCTTCAATATCGAGTACAGTCTCTTTGCCTCGGCCATGGCCTACGTGATGTGGAAAAATGTAGGTCGAGTAGCTGACGAACACAGACACCACAAAATCAAATTCAGTCTGAGGGATATATTCCTCGGCCCTGTGACAGGAGTTCTCTTAGTTGTGGCAGGTCTGGCAACCTTCATCGCATACGAGATGGAAATGCAAAAGGAAAGCAGTGATGACGATGATAATGACAAGGCCGTGATGATGCACTTTGTCATGAATATCGTCATTGTGAGCTTGATGTCCATTTCGACCATGATTGGCTGCGCGATCTACAAGGCTGATCACAGGGAGCATGTGTCTGAGAAAAACCCCACACGCAGCTTAGATGTGGGGCTGCTGGTGGGAGCGTCACTGGGACAATTCATCATCAGCTATTACAGCATCGTAGCCATGGTCGCAACCGAGGCCAAAGGATACTTGAACAGGCTCAACCTGGCTTGGGCTATCCTGATAGTGATCCAGCTCGGCCTGCAGAACTTTTTCATAATCGAGGGGCTGCATCGGGAGCCCTTCCACGAAGTGCACCCAGTCACTGTGGTTTCAAATCCATATGTGATGCAGCCAGGCAAAGA harbors:
- the otop2 gene encoding proton channel OTOP2, with the translated sequence MCLNTGHPCDCLTDGNPCEPCRMTAKDRETEEAHLSNNINVESQAGSTCEPELNIPSSVVAREKDHNWGWMLSGIICLNVLILGCALASGSAHNDVNIKMTDLQIYLIVLLLLTSLWMVYYIIFTSRKENAVFYQDAHAGPVWLRGGLVLFGLLSIIMDIFKIASYVGYLHCDSAVKVAFPVVQLVFILVQTYFLWIHTKDCVQLQRNITRCGLMLTLSTNLVVWMTAVTEESLHQTKVPDYPENITKHSKRSEYIVKASYGDSECKCSHTSCSIFNEAYYYLYPFNIEYSLFASAMAYVMWKNVGRVADEHRHHKIKFSLRDIFLGPVTGVLLVVAGLATFIAYEMEMQKESSDDDDNDKAVMMHFVMNIVIVSLMSISTMIGCAIYKADHREHVSEKNPTRSLDVGLLVGASLGQFIISYYSIVAMVATEAKGYLNRLNLAWAILIVIQLGLQNFFIIEGLHREPFHEVHPVTVVSNPYVMQPGKELSSLEESDMENKPNPASTEHGLHGHSAEHRHKLSWKRRVLKEVCTFLLLGNVILWIMPAFGARPQFDHDTETEFYNFNMWAAVVNVGLPFGIFYRMHSVASLFEVFMTS